One Mycolicibacterium sarraceniae genomic window carries:
- a CDS encoding carbohydrate ABC transporter permease — protein MTTATPRTDDRRSQRKLAYLLITPAVVLMLAVTGYPIGYALWLSLQRYNLVSPADTKFIWFENYQTILTDQYWWTAFVVTLVITVISVAIEFVLGMALALVMHRTIFGKGLVRTAILIPYGIVTVAASYSWYYAWTPGTGYLANLLPDGSAPLTQQIPSLAIIILAEVWKTTPFMALLLLAGLALVPEDLLKAAQMDGAGPWTRLIKVTLPLIKPAILVALVFRTLDAFRIFDNIYVLTAGANDTASVSILGYDNLFKAFNIGLGSAISVLVFASVAVIAFIYIKLFGASAPGADSEVR, from the coding sequence ATGACTACCGCGACGCCCCGCACCGACGATCGCCGGTCCCAGCGCAAGCTGGCCTATCTGCTGATCACGCCGGCCGTCGTGCTGATGCTCGCGGTCACCGGGTACCCGATCGGGTATGCCCTGTGGCTGAGCCTGCAGCGCTACAACCTCGTCAGTCCGGCCGACACCAAGTTCATCTGGTTCGAGAACTACCAGACCATCTTGACCGACCAGTACTGGTGGACGGCGTTCGTGGTCACCCTGGTCATCACGGTGATCTCGGTGGCCATCGAGTTCGTGCTCGGCATGGCGCTGGCACTTGTCATGCACCGCACCATCTTCGGTAAAGGGCTGGTGCGAACCGCGATCCTCATTCCCTACGGCATCGTCACCGTCGCCGCCTCTTACAGCTGGTACTACGCCTGGACGCCGGGCACCGGCTACCTCGCCAACCTGCTGCCCGACGGCAGTGCGCCACTGACGCAACAGATTCCGTCGCTTGCGATCATCATCCTCGCCGAGGTCTGGAAGACCACACCCTTCATGGCGCTGCTGTTGCTGGCGGGGCTGGCGTTGGTGCCCGAAGATCTGCTCAAGGCGGCCCAGATGGACGGGGCCGGGCCCTGGACGCGGCTGATCAAGGTGACGTTGCCGTTGATCAAACCGGCGATCCTGGTGGCACTGGTGTTCCGCACACTCGACGCGTTCCGCATCTTCGACAACATCTACGTGCTCACCGCGGGTGCCAACGACACCGCGTCGGTGTCGATCCTGGGTTACGACAACCTGTTCAAAGCGTTCAATATCGGGCTCGGTTCGGCGATCAGCGTGCTGGTGTTCGCATCGGTCGCCGTCATCGCGTTCATCTATATCAAGCTGTTCGGCGCATCGGCGCCCGGCGCAGACAGTGAGGTGCGCTGA
- a CDS encoding DUF4190 domain-containing protein, which yields MTASGGEPGEKSQNAGYQGPSDGTYEAPPIEQSPPPAGYPAAPPGFEPSPPAYETPGGYPPPSGYPPVDYPGSYPQMPPPAYPSPYPAPTGYGYPPPGYAPDPYDPYRPTKPPGTNGKAIASLVTSVAGLACGLPAIAGLILGIIAMRETKRTGQDGHGLAIAGLVIGALVTAGMVLYILFVIVMIIVAGSSPDYQP from the coding sequence ATGACAGCTTCCGGCGGTGAGCCCGGCGAAAAGTCGCAGAACGCGGGCTATCAGGGGCCTTCGGACGGGACCTACGAAGCACCGCCGATCGAGCAGAGCCCACCGCCGGCGGGCTATCCGGCCGCCCCCCCGGGCTTCGAGCCGTCGCCGCCCGCGTACGAGACCCCGGGCGGTTACCCGCCGCCTTCGGGATACCCCCCGGTGGACTATCCGGGCAGTTACCCACAGATGCCGCCGCCGGCGTACCCGTCGCCGTATCCGGCCCCGACGGGCTACGGATATCCCCCGCCCGGCTACGCCCCCGATCCCTACGATCCGTACCGGCCGACCAAACCGCCTGGCACCAATGGTAAGGCCATCGCGTCGTTGGTCACCTCGGTCGCGGGCCTGGCGTGCGGGCTTCCTGCGATCGCTGGACTGATCCTCGGAATCATTGCGATGCGCGAGACCAAACGCACCGGCCAGGACGGACACGGGCTGGCGATCGCCGGTCTGGTGATCGGTGCCCTGGTGACAGCCGGAATGGTGCTCTACATCCTGTTCGTGATCGTCATGATCATCGTCGCCGGGTCGTCACCGGACTACCAGCCATAG
- a CDS encoding magnesium and cobalt transport protein CorA — protein MPSFRPIPPSLLGPSRSAADHPEVDARRIHVPVARAMVDCAIYVDGERLPGKYTHAAALAKVHELRAEGQKAFVWLGLHEPDEHQMASVADTFNLHPIAVEDAVHAHQRPKVERYDDSLFLIVKTVKYVPHESVAQARQIVETGEIMVFVGVDYVVTVRHGDHTGLAGLRHHLEAEHLQLAHGPYAVMHGIAEHVVESYLDVARLMECDIDTIEEEAFSPDLKTDIAQIYMLKREVVEMRRAVFPLTSALQKITSEHKDLMTKEVLRYMRDVLSLQTQAGDQISSYDELLSSLVQAELAKVGLQQNLDMRKISAWVAIAAVPTMIAGIYGMNFEHMPELSWTYGYPAVLALMVTVCGSLYFNFRRNHWL, from the coding sequence ATGCCGTCGTTCCGGCCTATACCACCGTCGTTACTCGGCCCCAGCCGATCTGCTGCTGATCACCCTGAGGTGGACGCCCGCCGGATCCATGTGCCCGTCGCCCGTGCCATGGTCGACTGCGCGATCTACGTCGACGGGGAACGACTGCCGGGCAAGTACACCCACGCCGCCGCATTGGCCAAGGTTCACGAACTGCGGGCCGAGGGACAGAAGGCATTCGTGTGGCTCGGTTTGCATGAGCCCGACGAACATCAGATGGCGTCGGTGGCGGACACCTTCAATCTGCATCCGATCGCGGTCGAGGATGCCGTGCATGCCCACCAACGGCCCAAAGTGGAGCGCTACGACGACTCCCTGTTCCTGATCGTCAAGACGGTGAAGTACGTGCCACACGAATCCGTGGCGCAGGCCCGTCAGATCGTCGAGACCGGCGAGATCATGGTGTTCGTCGGAGTCGACTACGTGGTGACCGTCCGCCACGGCGACCACACCGGCCTGGCCGGGCTCCGTCATCATCTGGAAGCCGAACATCTTCAGCTCGCCCACGGCCCGTATGCCGTGATGCATGGGATCGCCGAGCACGTGGTCGAAAGCTACCTCGATGTCGCACGTCTGATGGAATGCGATATCGACACCATCGAGGAAGAAGCCTTCTCCCCCGATTTGAAGACCGATATCGCCCAGATCTACATGCTCAAGCGCGAAGTGGTCGAAATGCGGCGCGCGGTTTTCCCGCTCACCAGCGCACTGCAGAAGATCACCAGCGAGCACAAAGACCTGATGACCAAGGAAGTTCTGCGCTACATGCGGGACGTGCTCAGCTTGCAGACCCAAGCCGGCGACCAGATCTCCAGCTACGACGAGTTGCTCAGCTCGCTGGTGCAGGCCGAGCTCGCCAAAGTTGGCCTCCAACAGAACCTCGATATGCGCAAAATCTCGGCGTGGGTGGCGATCGCGGCCGTGCCGACGATGATCGCCGGCATCTACGGCATGAACTTCGAGCACATGCCAGAGCTGTCCTGGACGTACGGTTACCCGGCCGTGCTTGCGCTCATGGTGACGGTGTGCGGGTCTCTGTATTTCAACTTCCGCCGTAATCACTGGCTGTAG
- a CDS encoding NAD(P)-dependent malic enzyme, with protein sequence MVSTPRVVIDDEEIFAAHVGGKLSVELKAPLDTQRALSIAYTPGVAQVSRAIATDHTLAKKYTWANRLVAVISDGTAVLGLGDIGPAASLPVMEGKSALFKTFGGLDSIPIVLDTKDPDEIVETIIRLRPTFGAVNLEDISAPRCFEIEQRLIEALDCPVMHDDQHGTAIVVLAALLGATTFLDRDMRTLKVVMSGAGAAGVACTNILLAAGITDITVLDSQGILHTGRNDMNSVKAELAARTNPRGLTGGIAEALNGADAFLGVSAGLVPEELIATMTPGGIVFAMSNPDPEIHPDAARRHAAVVATGRSDFPNQINNVLAFPGVFRGALDAGARRITEKMKVAAAEAIFCVVGDDLAADHIVPSPLDPRVGPAVAAAVAAASES encoded by the coding sequence ATGGTGAGTACCCCCCGCGTCGTCATCGATGACGAAGAGATCTTCGCCGCTCACGTGGGCGGGAAGCTGTCCGTCGAACTGAAGGCGCCGCTGGACACTCAGCGCGCCCTGTCGATCGCCTACACCCCGGGCGTAGCCCAGGTGAGTCGCGCGATCGCGACCGACCACACCCTGGCCAAGAAGTACACCTGGGCCAATCGCCTGGTCGCGGTGATCAGCGACGGTACTGCGGTCCTCGGCCTCGGTGATATCGGTCCCGCCGCGTCGCTTCCGGTGATGGAGGGCAAGTCCGCGCTGTTCAAGACGTTCGGCGGCTTGGATTCGATCCCGATCGTGCTTGACACCAAGGATCCTGACGAGATCGTCGAGACGATCATCCGACTGCGCCCGACGTTCGGTGCCGTCAACCTCGAGGACATCTCGGCTCCTCGCTGCTTCGAGATCGAGCAGCGTCTGATCGAGGCGCTGGACTGCCCGGTTATGCACGACGACCAACACGGCACCGCGATCGTGGTACTGGCCGCGCTGCTGGGTGCCACCACGTTCCTTGATCGGGACATGCGCACGCTGAAGGTGGTCATGTCGGGTGCGGGTGCCGCGGGCGTCGCCTGCACGAACATCCTGCTCGCGGCGGGTATCACCGACATCACGGTGCTGGACAGCCAAGGCATCCTGCATACCGGTCGTAACGATATGAACTCGGTCAAGGCAGAGCTGGCCGCGCGGACCAACCCGCGGGGGCTCACTGGTGGAATCGCCGAAGCTCTCAACGGCGCGGACGCGTTCTTGGGTGTCTCGGCCGGGCTTGTGCCCGAGGAATTGATCGCCACGATGACGCCGGGAGGCATCGTGTTCGCGATGTCCAACCCCGATCCCGAAATCCATCCGGACGCAGCGCGCAGGCACGCTGCCGTCGTCGCGACCGGGCGAAGCGACTTCCCCAACCAGATCAACAATGTCCTGGCGTTCCCCGGGGTGTTCCGCGGTGCGCTCGACGCCGGCGCGCGGCGCATCACCGAGAAGATGAAAGTCGCAGCGGCAGAGGCGATCTTCTGCGTCGTCGGTGACGATCTTGCGGCCGACCACATCGTGCCGAGCCCGTTGGACCCGAGGGTCGGGCCCGCGGTTGCTGCGGCGGTGGCCGCGGCGTCCGAATCCTGA
- a CDS encoding ABC transporter substrate-binding protein, which produces MACPGERARRVGAAALAALTTASVVSSCSSGDHGVVVSFYTPASETATFTAVAKRCNDELGGRFRIQQRSLPKAADDQRLQLARRLTGNDRTLDLMALDVVWTAEFAEAGWALPLSDDPAGRAEADATDNTLPGPLATAKWQNKLFAAPVTTNTQLLWYRADLVAPPPDTWDGMVAEATRLHAEGKPSWIAVQAKQYEGLVVWFNTLLESAGGQVLSDDGKRVTLTDTAEHRAATVKALQLIKAVATAPGADPSVTQTDEGTARLALEQGKAALEVNWPFVFASMLENAVKGGVPFLPLNEKPELAGSINDAGTFSPTDDQFTVAFDAAKEVFGFAPYPGVIPGQPTRVTLGGLNIAVAKTTRHPAEAFEAVRCIRNLQNQKYTSIEGGLPAVRSSLYDDPEFQKKYPQYAIIRDQLTTAAVRPATPNYQAVSTRISATLAPITQIDPEKTADELTAQVQKAIDGKGLIP; this is translated from the coding sequence ATGGCTTGCCCAGGCGAACGCGCTCGGCGGGTGGGCGCGGCCGCGCTAGCCGCGTTGACCACTGCTTCGGTCGTGTCGTCCTGCAGCTCCGGCGACCACGGCGTCGTCGTCAGTTTCTACACACCCGCCAGCGAGACTGCGACTTTCACCGCCGTCGCCAAACGGTGCAACGACGAGCTCGGTGGCCGGTTCCGCATCCAACAGCGCAGCCTGCCCAAGGCCGCCGACGATCAGCGGCTGCAGCTGGCCCGCAGGCTCACCGGCAACGACCGCACCCTCGACCTGATGGCACTGGATGTGGTGTGGACCGCCGAGTTCGCCGAGGCCGGCTGGGCGCTGCCGTTATCCGACGATCCCGCCGGCCGGGCCGAGGCGGACGCGACCGATAACACCCTGCCCGGGCCGCTGGCGACGGCCAAGTGGCAGAACAAGTTGTTTGCCGCGCCGGTCACAACCAACACCCAATTGCTTTGGTATCGAGCAGATTTGGTTGCCCCACCGCCGGACACCTGGGATGGCATGGTGGCCGAGGCCACCCGCCTGCACGCCGAGGGTAAGCCCAGCTGGATCGCGGTGCAGGCCAAGCAGTACGAAGGCTTGGTCGTCTGGTTCAACACTTTGCTGGAAAGTGCTGGGGGACAGGTGCTTTCCGATGACGGCAAACGTGTCACCCTGACCGACACCGCTGAGCACCGGGCAGCGACGGTCAAGGCGCTGCAGCTCATCAAGGCGGTGGCGACTGCACCAGGAGCCGATCCGTCGGTCACTCAGACCGACGAGGGCACCGCGCGCCTGGCCCTTGAGCAGGGCAAGGCGGCGCTGGAGGTCAACTGGCCGTTCGTGTTCGCCTCGATGCTGGAGAACGCCGTCAAGGGCGGTGTGCCGTTCCTGCCGCTCAACGAGAAGCCGGAACTGGCGGGCAGCATCAATGACGCCGGCACCTTCTCGCCGACCGATGATCAATTCACCGTCGCGTTCGACGCCGCCAAAGAGGTATTCGGGTTCGCGCCGTACCCCGGGGTGATCCCGGGCCAGCCGACCCGGGTCACCCTCGGTGGGTTGAATATCGCGGTGGCCAAGACCACCCGTCATCCGGCCGAGGCGTTCGAAGCGGTGCGCTGCATCCGGAATCTGCAGAACCAGAAGTACACCTCGATCGAGGGCGGTCTGCCCGCGGTGCGCAGCTCGCTGTACGACGATCCGGAGTTCCAGAAGAAGTATCCGCAGTACGCGATCATCCGCGATCAGCTCACGACCGCGGCGGTACGCCCGGCGACGCCGAACTATCAAGCGGTGTCGACCCGCATCTCGGCCACCCTGGCCCCGATCACTCAGATCGATCCGGAGAAGACAGCAGACGAGCTCACCGCGCAGGTGCAGAAGGCGATTGACGGAAAGGGGCTGATCCCATGA
- a CDS encoding magnesium transporter MgtE N-terminal domain-containing protein, translated as MASVNRVYAARLAGLAVLGPDGESLGRVRDIVISMSIVRQQPRVLGLVVEMPTRRRIFVPILRVTAIEPNAVTLTTGNVSLRRFAQRPGEVLILAQVLDSRVRVSDPELPQMAGVDVTVVDLGIEQSRVRDWVVTRVAVRSVRRLGRRSTVQVVDWDNVQGLNPTALAMPGQGVAQLLHQFEGRRPIEVADAIRDLPDKRRTEVVNALDDERLADILQELPEDDQSVLLLQLDTGRAADVLEAMEPDDAADLLGVLNPVEAEALLRRMDPEDSEPVRRLLSHSPDTAGGLMTSDPVVLAPDTTVAEALARVRDPDLTPALASLVFVVRPPTATPTGRYLGCVHLQALLREPPANLVSGIVDTDLPSLTPGTSLTGVTRYFAAYNLVCGPVVDEQSHLLGAVSVDDVLDHLLPDDWRDSFEEPQQSDQVIGAVGTT; from the coding sequence ATGGCGTCGGTGAACAGGGTCTACGCGGCACGACTGGCCGGGCTGGCCGTGCTCGGGCCGGACGGTGAATCCCTCGGCCGGGTCCGGGACATCGTGATCAGCATGAGCATCGTGCGCCAGCAACCGCGAGTCCTCGGCCTGGTCGTCGAAATGCCCACCCGCCGAAGGATTTTCGTTCCCATCCTGCGAGTCACCGCCATCGAGCCCAACGCCGTGACACTCACTACCGGCAATGTCTCGCTGCGTCGGTTCGCGCAGCGCCCCGGCGAGGTCCTCATCCTCGCCCAGGTTCTGGACAGCCGGGTCCGGGTCAGCGATCCCGAGCTTCCGCAGATGGCCGGCGTCGACGTCACGGTGGTCGACTTGGGCATCGAACAGAGCCGAGTCCGGGACTGGGTGGTAACCCGCGTGGCCGTGCGGAGCGTCCGCCGATTGGGGCGGCGCTCAACGGTCCAGGTAGTCGATTGGGACAACGTGCAAGGCCTCAACCCGACCGCTTTGGCGATGCCCGGCCAAGGCGTCGCCCAGCTGCTGCACCAGTTCGAAGGCCGGCGCCCGATCGAGGTGGCCGACGCCATCCGCGACCTGCCGGACAAGCGCCGCACCGAGGTGGTCAACGCGCTCGACGACGAACGGCTGGCCGACATCCTCCAGGAGTTGCCCGAGGACGACCAGAGCGTGCTGCTCCTGCAGCTGGACACCGGGCGGGCAGCCGACGTGCTCGAAGCCATGGAACCCGATGACGCGGCCGACTTGCTCGGCGTGCTGAATCCGGTCGAGGCCGAGGCGCTGCTGCGCCGCATGGACCCCGAAGACTCAGAACCGGTGCGGCGGCTGCTGAGCCACTCGCCCGACACCGCCGGCGGCCTCATGACCTCTGACCCGGTGGTGCTCGCACCCGACACCACGGTGGCCGAGGCGCTGGCGCGGGTCCGCGATCCAGATCTGACGCCGGCGCTGGCGTCGCTGGTGTTCGTCGTGCGCCCACCGACCGCCACCCCCACCGGCCGCTACCTCGGCTGTGTACACCTGCAGGCACTGCTGCGTGAACCGCCCGCCAATCTGGTCAGTGGCATCGTCGACACCGACCTGCCCAGCCTCACCCCCGGCACCTCGCTGACCGGGGTGACGCGGTACTTCGCCGCCTACAATCTGGTCTGCGGTCCAGTGGTCGACGAGCAGAGTCATCTGTTGGGCGCGGTCTCCGTCGACGACGTGCTTGATCATCTGCTGCCCGACGACTGGCGAGACAGCTTCGAGGAACCGCAGCAGTCCGATCAGGTGATCGGCGCGGTGGGGACCACATGA
- a CDS encoding carbohydrate ABC transporter permease, translating to MGGQRAASWVVIDAIVVVYALFPVLWILSLSLKPTSTVKDGKLIPSQITFDNYKGIFNGDAFSSALINSIGIGLITTVIAVVIGGMAAYAVARLEFTGKKALVGVALLIAMFPQISLVTPLFNIERRIGLFDTWPGLIIPYITFALPLAIYTLSAFFREIPWDLEKAAKMDGATPAQAFRRVIAPLAAPGIVTAAILVFIFAWNDLLLALSLTATNAAITAPVAIANFTGSSQFEEPTGSIAAGAMVITVPIIVFVLIFQRRIVAGLTSGAVKG from the coding sequence ATTGGCGGCCAGCGGGCGGCGAGCTGGGTGGTCATCGACGCCATCGTGGTTGTCTACGCGCTGTTCCCCGTGCTGTGGATCTTGAGCCTGTCACTCAAGCCCACGTCAACGGTCAAGGATGGCAAGCTGATTCCATCCCAGATCACGTTCGACAACTACAAGGGCATCTTCAACGGCGATGCGTTCAGCTCCGCGCTGATCAACTCGATCGGTATCGGTCTCATCACCACGGTGATCGCGGTGGTCATCGGCGGGATGGCGGCCTACGCCGTGGCCCGGCTGGAGTTCACTGGTAAGAAGGCGCTCGTCGGTGTGGCGCTGCTGATCGCGATGTTCCCGCAGATCTCGCTGGTGACACCGCTGTTCAACATCGAGCGGCGGATTGGATTGTTCGACACCTGGCCCGGGTTGATCATCCCCTACATCACGTTCGCGCTGCCGCTGGCGATTTACACGCTCTCGGCGTTCTTCCGAGAGATCCCGTGGGATCTGGAGAAGGCCGCCAAGATGGACGGCGCCACACCGGCTCAGGCCTTTCGGCGGGTGATCGCTCCGCTGGCCGCGCCGGGCATCGTGACGGCGGCCATCCTGGTGTTCATCTTCGCCTGGAATGACCTGCTGCTGGCGCTGTCGCTGACGGCCACCAACGCCGCGATCACCGCGCCGGTCGCCATCGCGAACTTCACCGGCAGTTCGCAATTCGAGGAGCCAACCGGCTCAATCGCTGCGGGCGCGATGGTGATCACAGTTCCGATCATCGTGTTCGTTCTGATCTTCCAACGACGGATCGTTGCCGGGTTGACCTCCGGCGCGGTGAAGGGGTAG
- a CDS encoding HpcH/HpaI aldolase/citrate lyase family protein: MENAYRPRRTCLSVPGSSLKMIEKAKGLPADEVFLDLEDAVAPDAKAQARKHVGAALASPGWAGQLRGVRVNGWTTPWTYADVIDVVSEVASARDGHLDVIVLPKVTDASHVRALDLLLTQLELTHGLPVGGIGIDAQIEDAKGLNNIDAIAAAPRVQALVLGPADLMANLNMRTLVVGEQPEGYDVGDAYHHVLMTILVAARAHGVAAIDGPYLKVRDVAAFRRVAGRAAALGYDGKWVLHPDQIAAGNEIFSPRQAEYDRAELILEAYEWHTSKAGGSRGAVMLDDEMLDEASRKMALVIAGKGRAAGMTREGERFTPPA; encoded by the coding sequence GTGGAGAACGCTTACCGACCCCGTCGAACCTGCCTGTCCGTTCCGGGCAGCAGTCTCAAGATGATCGAGAAAGCCAAGGGTTTACCGGCCGATGAGGTGTTCCTCGACCTGGAAGACGCGGTCGCACCAGATGCCAAGGCGCAGGCCCGCAAACACGTTGGGGCGGCCCTGGCCAGCCCGGGCTGGGCTGGCCAGCTGCGCGGTGTCCGCGTCAACGGCTGGACCACGCCGTGGACGTACGCCGATGTGATCGACGTGGTGTCGGAGGTCGCGTCCGCCCGTGACGGCCACCTCGACGTGATTGTGTTGCCGAAGGTGACCGACGCCAGCCACGTTCGCGCATTGGACCTGCTGCTGACGCAGTTGGAGCTGACGCACGGTCTGCCGGTCGGCGGGATCGGGATCGATGCTCAGATCGAAGATGCCAAGGGGCTGAACAACATCGACGCGATTGCGGCCGCGCCGCGGGTTCAGGCGCTGGTGCTCGGTCCGGCGGATCTGATGGCTAACCTCAACATGCGCACCCTGGTGGTGGGCGAGCAGCCGGAGGGTTACGACGTCGGTGACGCCTATCACCACGTCTTGATGACGATCCTCGTCGCCGCGCGGGCGCACGGAGTCGCGGCGATCGACGGTCCCTACCTGAAGGTGCGGGACGTGGCCGCGTTCCGGCGGGTGGCCGGGCGGGCCGCGGCGCTGGGGTACGACGGCAAATGGGTGCTGCACCCGGATCAGATCGCGGCGGGCAACGAGATCTTCAGTCCCCGCCAAGCCGAATACGACCGTGCCGAACTGATTCTCGAGGCGTACGAATGGCACACCTCCAAGGCTGGCGGTTCCCGCGGGGCGGTGATGCTCGACGACGAGATGCTCGACGAGGCCAGCCGCAAGATGGCGCTGGTGATCGCAGGCAAGGGTCGGGCGGCCGGGATGACGCGCGAAGGTGAGCGGTTCACGCCGCCGGCCTAG
- a CDS encoding ABC transporter ATP-binding protein — MAEIILDHVTKSYPDGAVAVKDLSLTIDDGEFVILVGPSGCGKSTTLNMIAGLEDISSGELRIGGSRVNEKAPRDRDIAMVFQSYALYPHMTVRQNIAFPLTLAKLNKAEIAQKVQETAKVLDLSELLDRKPSQLSGGQRQRVAMGRAIVRQPKAFLMDEPLSNLDAKLRVQMRGEIARLQNRLGTTTVYVTHDQTEAMTLGDRVVVMRAGEAQQIGTPEELYERPANLFVAGFIGSPSMNFFPASLTGVGLQLPFGEVTLSQEVQDVVGRHPTPANVIVGVRPEHFEDAALLDAYERIQAVTFEVTVDLVESLGADKYVYFTTSGDGAKSAQLAELALETGAGENEFVARLSAESKVAIGQTIELAFDTTKVQIFDADSGVNLTIPPV; from the coding sequence ATGGCCGAGATCATTCTGGACCATGTCACCAAGAGTTACCCGGACGGCGCCGTTGCCGTGAAGGACCTCAGCCTGACGATCGACGACGGCGAATTCGTCATCCTGGTCGGACCGTCCGGCTGCGGTAAGTCCACCACGCTCAACATGATCGCTGGGCTGGAGGACATCAGTTCCGGGGAATTGCGCATCGGCGGAAGCCGGGTCAACGAGAAGGCGCCCCGCGACCGCGATATCGCGATGGTCTTCCAGTCCTACGCGCTCTACCCGCATATGACTGTTCGACAGAACATCGCGTTCCCGCTCACTTTGGCCAAGCTGAACAAGGCCGAGATCGCCCAGAAGGTCCAGGAGACGGCGAAAGTCCTTGATCTGTCCGAACTTCTGGATCGCAAGCCTTCGCAGTTGTCGGGCGGCCAGCGCCAGCGGGTGGCGATGGGCCGAGCCATCGTGCGCCAGCCCAAGGCGTTCCTCATGGACGAGCCGTTGAGCAACCTCGACGCCAAGCTGCGCGTCCAGATGCGCGGTGAGATCGCCCGGCTGCAGAACCGGCTGGGCACCACCACCGTGTACGTCACGCACGACCAGACCGAGGCGATGACGCTCGGCGACCGGGTGGTGGTGATGCGTGCCGGTGAGGCGCAACAGATCGGTACTCCCGAAGAGCTCTACGAACGGCCGGCGAACCTGTTCGTCGCAGGGTTCATCGGCTCACCGTCGATGAACTTCTTCCCGGCCTCACTCACCGGGGTGGGGCTGCAACTCCCGTTCGGCGAAGTGACGCTGAGCCAGGAGGTCCAGGATGTGGTGGGCCGGCATCCGACACCCGCGAACGTGATCGTCGGGGTGCGCCCCGAACACTTCGAGGACGCCGCGCTTCTTGACGCCTACGAACGCATCCAGGCGGTCACCTTCGAGGTGACAGTCGACTTGGTTGAATCGCTGGGGGCCGACAAGTATGTGTACTTCACGACCTCCGGTGACGGAGCCAAGTCGGCTCAGCTGGCGGAGTTGGCCTTGGAGACCGGTGCCGGCGAGAACGAGTTCGTGGCAAGACTTTCCGCGGAGTCGAAGGTCGCCATCGGGCAAACCATCGAGTTGGCGTTCGACACCACCAAGGTGCAGATCTTCGACGCCGATAGCGGTGTGAACCTGACGATCCCGCCGGTCTAA
- a CDS encoding suppressor of fused domain protein, which yields MSQPLDLARAHVRGHFTEAGIDAEPDSASVTFLGLERLEVLRFGPDADGAAHYVTLGCSRHPMTEAASGIADPLRGPRAEVVLTLRTGTLTSGLARSLAVVAATPAVEGVVLVADSLIDLSAPLWDGAAFTAVLLGDSAIDDLPLEAPRDPVQFLAAIPVTPTEAAWIRLKGADAMRQAWVDDGVDVSDPNRPAAQPG from the coding sequence GTGAGTCAGCCCCTGGACCTGGCGCGCGCTCATGTGCGCGGCCACTTCACCGAAGCTGGGATCGATGCCGAGCCGGATTCGGCCAGCGTGACATTCCTCGGGCTGGAACGCCTCGAGGTGTTGCGGTTCGGCCCGGATGCTGACGGCGCGGCTCATTATGTGACGCTGGGGTGTTCGCGGCACCCCATGACCGAAGCGGCGTCCGGTATCGCCGATCCCCTGCGCGGCCCGCGGGCCGAGGTCGTGCTCACGCTGCGCACCGGTACGCTCACGAGCGGGTTGGCCCGCAGCCTGGCCGTGGTGGCGGCGACACCGGCGGTGGAAGGTGTGGTGCTCGTCGCAGACTCGTTGATCGATTTGTCCGCACCGCTTTGGGATGGTGCCGCGTTCACCGCTGTGCTGCTGGGTGATTCGGCGATTGATGACCTGCCGCTGGAGGCACCCCGGGATCCGGTTCAGTTCCTGGCGGCCATACCGGTCACCCCGACCGAGGCCGCGTGGATTCGGCTCAAGGGTGCCGATGCCATGCGGCAGGCCTGGGTCGACGACGGTGTCGACGTCTCGGACCCGAATCGACCTGCGGCCCAGCCGGGGTAG
- a CDS encoding general stress protein produces the protein MTSPFPPGQRSGGASAASRRGPVSLPEPPKGWPIGSYPTYAEAQKAVDYLSDEQFPVQQVTIVGVDLMQVERVTGRLSWPKVLGGGVITGAWLGIFIGLVLGFFSPNPWASLITGVVAGVIFGLITSAVPYAMARGTRDFSSTMQLVAGRYDVLCDPQSAEQARDMLARLKI, from the coding sequence ATGACCAGTCCCTTCCCACCCGGTCAACGTTCCGGCGGCGCGTCCGCCGCGTCCCGGCGCGGGCCCGTAAGCCTGCCGGAGCCTCCCAAGGGCTGGCCGATCGGTTCCTATCCCACCTACGCCGAGGCGCAGAAGGCCGTCGACTACCTGTCCGACGAGCAGTTCCCCGTGCAGCAGGTGACGATCGTCGGCGTCGACTTGATGCAGGTCGAACGGGTCACCGGCCGGTTGTCGTGGCCCAAGGTGCTCGGCGGTGGCGTCATCACCGGCGCTTGGCTGGGCATCTTCATCGGCTTGGTGTTGGGGTTCTTCAGTCCCAATCCGTGGGCGTCGCTGATCACCGGTGTTGTGGCGGGTGTGATCTTCGGCTTGATCACCTCGGCTGTTCCGTACGCGATGGCCCGTGGCACAAGGGATTTCAGTTCGACGATGCAGTTGGTGGCCGGCCGTTACGACGTGCTGTGTGATCCGCAGAGTGCGGAACAGGCGCGGGACATGCTGGCGCGCTTGAAGATTTAG